One stretch of Kogia breviceps isolate mKogBre1 chromosome 18, mKogBre1 haplotype 1, whole genome shotgun sequence DNA includes these proteins:
- the TMEM208 gene encoding transmembrane protein 208 isoform X2, with translation MAPKGKVGTRGKKQIFEENKETLKFYLRIILGANMALGFSLAVYGASYHSMSSMARAAFSEDGALMDGGMDLNMEQGMAEHLKDVILLTAIVQVLSCFSLYIWSFWLLAPGRALYLLWVNVLGPWFTADSGNPAPEHNEKRQRRQERRQMKRL, from the exons ATGGCG CCCAAGGGCAAAGTGGGCACGAGAGGGAAGAAGCAGATATTTGAGGAGAACAAAGAGACCTTGAAGTTCTACCTGCGAATCATACTGGGAGCCAAT ATGGCCCTGGGCTTTAGTCTGGCAGTATATGGGGCCAGCTACCACTCTATGAGCTCGATGGCAAGGGCAGCCTTCTCTGAGGATGGGGCCCTGATGGATGGTGGAATGGATCTCAACATGGAGCAGGGCATGGCAGA GCACCTTAAAGATGTGATCCTACTGACAGCTATTGTGCAGGTGCTCAGCTGCTTCTCCCTCTACATCTGGTCCTTTTGGCTTCTG GCGCCGGGCAGAGCCCTTTACCTCCTGTGGGTCAATGTACTGGGCCCTTGGTTCACAGCAGACAGTGGCAACCCAGCGCCAGAGCACAACGAGAAACGGCAGCGCCGACAGGAGCGGCGGCAGATGAAGCGGTTATAG
- the TMEM208 gene encoding transmembrane protein 208 isoform X1, giving the protein MAPKGKVGTRGKKQIFEENKETLKFYLRIILGANAIYCLVTLVFFYSSASFWAWMALGFSLAVYGASYHSMSSMARAAFSEDGALMDGGMDLNMEQGMAEHLKDVILLTAIVQVLSCFSLYIWSFWLLAPGRALYLLWVNVLGPWFTADSGNPAPEHNEKRQRRQERRQMKRL; this is encoded by the exons ATGGCG CCCAAGGGCAAAGTGGGCACGAGAGGGAAGAAGCAGATATTTGAGGAGAACAAAGAGACCTTGAAGTTCTACCTGCGAATCATACTGGGAGCCAAT GCCATTTACTGTCTTGTCACCCTGGTCTTCTTCTACTCATCTGCTTCGTTTTGGGCCTGG ATGGCCCTGGGCTTTAGTCTGGCAGTATATGGGGCCAGCTACCACTCTATGAGCTCGATGGCAAGGGCAGCCTTCTCTGAGGATGGGGCCCTGATGGATGGTGGAATGGATCTCAACATGGAGCAGGGCATGGCAGA GCACCTTAAAGATGTGATCCTACTGACAGCTATTGTGCAGGTGCTCAGCTGCTTCTCCCTCTACATCTGGTCCTTTTGGCTTCTG GCGCCGGGCAGAGCCCTTTACCTCCTGTGGGTCAATGTACTGGGCCCTTGGTTCACAGCAGACAGTGGCAACCCAGCGCCAGAGCACAACGAGAAACGGCAGCGCCGACAGGAGCGGCGGCAGATGAAGCGGTTATAG